One region of Daphnia pulicaria isolate SC F1-1A chromosome 7, SC_F0-13Bv2, whole genome shotgun sequence genomic DNA includes:
- the LOC124350767 gene encoding glutathione S-transferase Mu 3-like, with protein sequence MAVKTGYWNIRGYMQPIRLLLAHAGFEYEEKRYNVGPAPDYDPSEWLNNKFNLGLDFPNCPYYIDGDVKLSQTFAILKYLGGKHNMAAKTEEEQIRVDLIEAEAIDMRSKWSTLCYHDDFEKMKPDYIKNVAVKLKEVSTFLGSHPYFAGQNITYMDFVMYELLYQNSQLIPGLLDEFPNLKEFHEGIGALEKVATYLSSDKCIKYPFNGPMAQWGGK encoded by the exons ATGGCTGTCAAAACTGGTTATTGGAATATTCGTGGG TACATGCAACCTATCCGACTTCTTTTGGCCCATGCCGGGTTTGAGTATGAGGAGAAGCGTTATAATGTTGGACCGGCTCCCGACTATGACCCGAGTGAGTGGTTGAACAACAAATTTAACCTTGGTCTGGATTTCCCAAAT TGCCCTTACTACATTGATGGAGATGTCAAGCTTTCACAAACTTTTGCCATTCTGAAGTATTTGGGGGGCAAACATAACATGGCAGCCAAGACTGAGGAGGAGCAAATCAGAGTGGACTTGATAGAGGCAGAAGCCATTGATATGCGTTCAAAGTGGTCCACACTGTGTTATCATGATGATTTT GAGAAGATGAAACCAGATTACATAAAAAATGTTGCAGTGAAGTTGAAGGAAGTTTCCACCTTTCTGGGAAGTCACCCATATTTTGCAGGACAGAAT ataaCCTACATGGACTTTGTGATGTATGAGTTGTTGTACCAGAACTCTCAATTGATTCCTGGATTACTTGATGAATTCCCTAATCTGAAAGAATTTCACGAGGGAATCGGAGCGCTAGAAAAAGTTGCAACTTATCTCAGTTCGGATAAATGCATCAAATATCCTTTCAATGGACCTATGGCTCAGTGGGGCGGAAAATAA
- the LOC124350678 gene encoding cysteine protease ATG4B-like: protein MRCVILVIKLLISIFKILVVNSKRMLEACEAFVTYESGIILERQGFEVNDEPVWILGREYDTKTKLDELNSDVKSRLLLTYRRNFPPIGDSGMTSDRGWGCMLRCGQMVVAQALINQHLGREPFWPVGDDQRTTESYKKILKLFEDKKTAVYSIHQLAQMGVSEGKEIGQWFGPNTVAQVLKKLCEYDEWSALKIHVAMDNAVVIEEIEQLCHKKITPTETSTWSPLLLVVPLRLGLLNINPIYIDSLKACLQMPQSIGMIGGKPSQALYFIGYVGDDVVFLDPHLTQNAIDLDEDEFDDSSYHPATCARISFQSMDPSLAVCFSCTTHSEWKDLLRQFKDMTEIGKKQNLFEVCSQRQAEWHPSTTDLVDEAIALDSADSEDEFEILG from the exons ATGCGATGCGTAATTCTGGTTATTAAGctattaatttccatttttaaaattttggttgTCAACTCAAAAAGAATGCTTGAAGCCTGTGAAGCTTTTGTAACTTACGAGAGTGGCATCATTCTTGAACGTCAGGGATTCGAAGTGAATGATGAACCTGTATGGATACTCGGCCGAGAATACGACACAAAAACTA aactgGATGAACTTAATTCAGATGTGAAGTCCAGACTGTTATTAACATATCGTAGAAATTTTCCTCCAATTGGAGATTCTGGTATGACTAGTGACCGCGGTTGGGGTTGTATGCTTCGTTGTGGCCAGATGGTTGTAGCACAGGCCCTAATCAATCAGCATTTAG GAAGGGAACCATTTTGGCCAGTAGGGGATGATCAAAGAACAACTGAATCAtataaaaagattttaaagcTTTTTGAAGACAAGAAAACAGCAGTCTACTCTATTCACCAATTAGCTCAAATGGGAGTAAGTGAAGGCAAAGAAATTGGACAATGGTTTGGTCCCAACACTGTTGCCCAAGTCTTGAA GAAATTATGTGAATATGATGAATGGTCAGCATTAAAGATCCATGTTGCTATGGATAATGCTGTTGTTATTGAAGAAATTG aGCAGTTATGTCACAAGAAAATCACCCCTACGGAAACATCTACGTGGAGTCCGCTCTTACTTGTTGTTCCCCTACGGTTAGGTTTACTGAACATCAATCCAATTTACATTGACAGTCTGAAG GCTTGTCTTCAAATGCCTCAATCGATTGGAATGATCGGTGGGAAACCTAGTCAGGCCCTTTATTTTATTGGTTACGTTG GAGACGACGTGGTTTTTCTGGATCCTCATTTGACCCAAAACGCTATCGATCTTGACGAAGATGAGTTCGACGACTCTTCTTATCATCCTGCCACATGTGCGCGGATCTCTTTTCAATCCATGGATCCCTCTTTAGCAGTG TGTTTTTCGTGCACTACACATTCCGAATGGAAGGATTTGCTTCGACAATTTAAAGACATGACTGAAataggaaagaaacaaaatctaTTTGAAGTGTGCAGTCAAAGACAAGCGGAGTGGCATCCGAGTACCACGGATTTAGTAGATGAAGCCATTGCTCTTGACAGCGCAGATTCAGAGGATGAATTCGAGATCTTGggttga
- the LOC124350640 gene encoding multiple inositol polyphosphate phosphatase 1-like has product MPKLFIQILLLSCLVLLTVQAGKRSSKESKKEKHKASSLKNKSEYCYDDIDHPYVFFATKTSYRWNRNKNDDEITPPGCVAQQFWLLSRHGSRNPSTEEMLTLKSILPLIQNEIISNHKAGKGSLCKDDIENLEKWIFRANVNDDEFLVKEGFKELEDIADRYQDRFPKLLTKPFINSSYIFKHTESERTNASARAFAKGIFGKKDIPNVFFQELNSPDSLLKFDEICDKWRKEVHKKKKALIEKTLFEESGEMLSVIQSVTNRLGFLSPLNLNDINEMYTMCTFDKAWRPKKLSPWCAVFSKEDLKILEYREDLKYYYEDGYGFPINYEQACMPLKNVYDSFRHVVESPASLNPKGIFYFTHTATLLKVMSRFGLFKDPIEMKHTNRHLMKNREWRTSLINSFAAHLALVLFNCSDGHYITAYVQERPIMLPGCSSELCKYSDFSKQYEKLATSCNVDDICRI; this is encoded by the exons ATGCCGAAACTTTTCATCCAGATTCTTTTGTTGTCATGTCTGGTTTTATTAACAGTGCAAGCTGGGAAACGTAGTTCCAAAGaatcgaaaaaagagaagcacAAAGCATCgagcttaaaaaataaatcagaatACTGCTACGATGACATCGATCACCCTTATGTGTTTTTCGCGACCAAAACTTCCTACAGATggaatagaaacaaaaatgatgatgaaatcACTCCACCTG GTTGTGTGGCTCAGCAGTTTTGGCTTCTGTCGAGGCATGGTTCACGTAATCCTAGCACTGAGGAAATGCTGACATTGAAATCCATTCTTCCACTGATCCAAAATGAGATTATTTCAAACCACAAAGCTGGAAAGGGATCTTTGTGTAAAGATGAcattgaaaatcttgaaaaatgGATATTTCGGGCTAATGTCAATGATGATGAGTTCCTTGTTAAAGAAGGTTTTAAAGAGTTGGAAGACATTGCAGATAGATATCAAGATCGATTTCCAAAGCTTCTAACAAAACCATTCATCAATTCCTCATACATT TTCAAGCATACAGAGTCAGAGCGCACGAATGCTAGTGCAAGGGCATTTGCCAAAGgaatatttggaaaaaaagacattCCTAACGTGTTCTTCCAGGAGTTGAATTCTCCAGATAGCCTAttgaaa TTCGATGAAATATGTGATAAATGGAGAAAAGAAGttcataaaaagaagaaagcctTAATTGAAAAAACGCTTTTTGAAGAATCGGGTGAAATGTTATCTGTCATCCAATCCGTTACCAATCGTTTGGGTTTCTTATCTCCACTTAATCTCA ATGATATTAATGAAATGTACACTATGTGCACGTTTGATAAAGCTTGGCGTCCAAAGAAGCTTTCGCCGTGGTGCGCAGTTTTCAGCAAAGAAGACCTTAAG ATACTTGAATATCGCGAGGATCTGAAATATTACTATGAAGACGGATATGGGTTTCCCATAAATTACGAACAGGCTTGTATGCCGTTGAAGAACGTCTACGATAGTTTTAG GCATGTTGTGGAAAGTCCAGCTTCTTTAAATCCAAAGGGAATCTTTTACTTTACTCACACTGCAACTCTTCTTAAAG TGATGTCCCGATTTGGATTATTTAAAGATCCAATCGAAATGAAACATACGAATCGCCATCTTATGAAGAATCGGGAATGGCGGACGTCATTGATTAATTCTTTTGCCGCCCACCTAGCGCTGGTCCTATTCAACTGCTCGGATGGCCACTATATCACTGCTTACGTACAAGAACGTCCTATCATGCTGCCTGGATGCTCAAGTGAGCTATGCAAGTATTCAGACTTCTCGAAACAATACGAAAAATTAGCCACTTCTTGTAATGTTGATGACATCTGCCGTATCTAA
- the LOC124350643 gene encoding multiple inositol polyphosphate phosphatase 1-like, protein MKSVVLLALVFSFYIIHVLSDVNLERKKLKQSTPCYDELDDPYIQFATKTGYRVNQNKDDDEIKYKGCSAKQFWLMSRHGTRNTGTKDMIKMKTELPLIFRNTKVNHKAGRGSLCDDDIKNLEDWEFLANVTEDKYLVTEGFHELKGLGKRFQKRFSTLLSRPFVNESYVFQFTDSERTDVSAQAFAQGMFGRRDSSNVYMKKSSKPDYLLRFYKTCDKWLKEVDENSTAIIEKKMYEKSPEFLGMIKSVSDRMGFTSSLKLEEVDLMYSMCSFDKAWRPKDLSPWCAVFNEDDLQILEYREDLEYFYEDGYGYQINYEQACAPLKNIFENFRKTVSEESSVSQPKGFFYFTHSGTILKVLARIGLYKDKVRPTHSNRLEQMNRAWRTSRIDSFASNIAFVLFKCADDYRVTAFIQERPVRLPGCSDDFCHFREFVDQYGSLVSKCSIDDICRV, encoded by the exons ATGAAGAGTGTCGTTCTTTTGGCGTTAGTATTTAGTTTTTATATTATCCATGTACTTTCGGACGTGAACTTAGAGCGAAAAAAGCTAAAACAAAGCACACCATGTTATGATGAACTTGATGATCCTTACATTCAATTTGCCACAAAAACAGGTTATCGTGTGAATCAAAAcaaggatgatgatgaaataaaatataaag GGTGTAGTGCCAAACAATTCTGGCTCATGTCTAGACATGGTACGAGGAATACTGGTACTAAAGACATGATAAAGATGAAAACAGAGCTACCTCTCATTTTCAGAAATACAAAGGTTAATCACAAAGCAGGAAGAGGAAGTCTTTGTGACGATGACATAAAAAATCTTGAAGATTGGGAATTCCTTGCTAATGTTACTGAGGACAAGTATCTTGTTACTGAAGGTTTCCATGAACTGAAAGGTCTTGGGAAACGTTTTCAGAAAAGGTTTTCAACCCTCCTATCTAGACCATTTGTCAATGAGTCTTATGTG TTCCAGTTTACTGATTCTGAAAGAACAGATGTAAGTGCACAAGCATTTGCCCAAGGAATGTTTGGGAGGCGAGATTCTTCAAATGTATACATGAAGAAATCATCCAAGCCTGATTATCTTTTAAGG ttcTACAAAACCTGTGACAAGTGGTTAAAGGAAGTTGATGAAAATTCTACTGCAAtaattgagaagaaaatgTATGAAAAATCTCCAGAATTCTTGGGCATGATAAAATCTGTCTCTGATCGCATGGGATTTACTTCTTCTCTTAaactag AGGAAGTTGACTTAATGTATTCCATGTGTTCCTTTGACAAAGCTTGGCGACCGAAAGATCTTTCTCCTTGGTGTGCCGTTTTCAACGAAGACGATCTCCAG atATTAGAATACCGTGAAGATCTTGAATATTTCTACGAAGACGGATACGGTTACCAAATCAATTACGAGCAAGCTTGTGCACCTCTAAAGAATATCTTTGAGAACTTCAG AAAAACGGTTTCAGAAGAAAGTAGTGTTTCCCAACcgaaaggatttttttatttcactcaTTCTGGAACTATACTTAAAG tTCTTGCTCGTATTGGGCTTTACAAAGACAAAGTTCGTCCCACACATTCAAACCGTCTAGAACAAATGAACAGAGCATGGCGAACTTCACGAATCGATTCATTTGCTTCCAATATTGCATTTGTCCTATTTAAATGTGCCGACGACTACCGTGTTACTGCCTTCATCCAAGAACGTCCCGTTCGACTGCCAGGATGTTCCGATGATTTTTGCCACTTCCGTGAATTTGTTGATCAGTATGGTTCCTTGGTTTCGAAGTGTAGCATTGATGACATATGTCGCGTGTGA
- the LOC124350614 gene encoding b(0,+)-type amino acid transporter 1-like isoform X1, with protein sequence MTPTLENNSVPRQRSSQENVNGNDGLPLPNEDGNNSLNSIKRLSNDQFSDKDDMRMKRQVGLFSGVTLIVGTMIGSGIFVSAGSLLANAGSPGLCLVLWGVCGVYSLLGAIAYCEIGTLIPKSGGEYIYFLEAFGPTHKFFGPILAFIFAWVTVFLINPSSVAILSLSFAKYLSSPILTAVNFCPDEYLTYVLDRLLATICIGAITFVNCYSVKGATHVQNIFTIGKLTAIAIIIGGGLYYLGLGYTENLEIGFEGSASSFGQIATAFYGGLWAYSGWNNLNFITEELKNPYRNLPLAIIIALPLTTICYVLINVSYLTVLTPQQIISSDVVAVDWGDAVLGSASFLIPLGVVISVIGTTNGTLFAAGRISHVVGREGQSPDFLSYIHFERKTPIAPILLTSLLGILMIIPGDIATLIDFFGFAISIFYCAAMVALIVMRFTKKDEHRPIKVPIIIPVIVMVVSAILVVAPIAAAPQVQYFYVLLFIFAGLIFYIPFVYYKKSLPGISFITIFFQKLFQIVPTSHEFEER encoded by the exons ATGACTCCCACTCTGGAGAATAATTCAGTTCCACGACAACGCTCGTCTCAAG AGAACGTGAATGGAAACGATGGATTGCCATTACCAAACGAAGATGGAAACAATTCACTTAACAGTATCAAGAGATTGAGCAACGATCAGTTTAGCGACAAAGATGACATGCGGATGAAGCGGCAG GTTGGACTGTTCAGTGGCGTTACCCTTATCGTGGGAACTATGATCGGCTCCGGCATATTTGTATCAGCGGGAAGTCTTCTAGCCAA TGCGGGGTCTCCTGGATTATGTCTCGTCCTCTGGGGTGTGTGTGGTGTTTACTCTTTACTAG gTGCCATAGCTTATTGCGAGATTGGTACCCTGATACCTAAATCTGGAG gagaatatatatattttcttgaaGCATTTGGGCCGACGCATAAATTCTTTGGTCCAATATTGGCCTTCATCTTCGCTTGGGTTACAGTTTTTCTAATTAACCCTTCATCAGTAGCAATTTTATCGCTTTCATTCGCCAAGTATTTAAGCTCACCTATCCTGACGGCAGTAAATTTTTGTCCGGATGAATATCTAACCTACGTTTTAGATCGACTTCTGGCTACCATTTGCATAG GTGCCATTACTTTTGTTAACTGTTACTCGGTAAAGGGCGCTACGCacgtacaaaacattttcacgATTGGAAAACTGACTGCCATTGCCATCATTATTGGTGGAGGATTGTATTACCTAGGTTTAG GGTACACTGAAAATCTGGAAATTGGATTTGAAGGATCAGCCTCTTCGTTCGGACAAATAGCTACAGCATTCTATGGTGGACTCTGGGCTTATAGTGGCTG GAACAATCTAAACTTTATTACGGAAGAGCTGAAAAATCCGTACAG GAATCTGCCGTTGGCCATTATTATCGCTCTTCCATTAACCACCATCTGCTATGTGCTCATCAACGTTTCCTATCTAACTGTTTTAACACCACAACAGATAATCTCCTCGGATGTGGTTGCTGTG GACTGGGGAGATGCAGTGCTGGGCTCTGCCAGTTTCTTAATTCCGCTCGGAGTAGTGATATCTGTAATTGGTACAACAAATGGAACGTTGTTTGCTGCAGGAAG GATCTCGCATGTAGTTGGGCGAGAAGGTCAATCTCCTGATTTTCTGTCTTACATACACTTCGAAAGGAAGACGCCCATTGCCCCAATTTTGTTGACC AGTCTCTTGGGGATACTCATGATCATCCCAGGAGATATAGCTACGCTAATAGATTTCTTCGGATTTGCAATTTCAATCTTTTATTGCGCTGCTATGGTGGCATTGATAGTAATGAGATTCACGAAAAAAGACGAACATAGACCAATTAAG GTGCCCATCATCATTCCAGTTATTGTTATGGTGGTTTCAGCTATCCTGGTCGTCGCACCCATAGCCGCGGCTCCACAAGTGCAATACTTCTATGTCCTCCTTTTCATTTTCGCTGGTCTTATTTTTTACATACCTTTCGTATATTATAAGAAATCGTTACCGGGAATAA GTTTCATCACAATTTTCTTCCAGAAGTTGTTTCAGATAGTCCCAACTAGTCACGAATTTGAAGAAAGATAA
- the LOC124350614 gene encoding b(0,+)-type amino acid transporter 1-like isoform X2 — translation MIGSGIFVSAGSLLANAGSPGLCLVLWGVCGVYSLLGAIAYCEIGTLIPKSGGEYIYFLEAFGPTHKFFGPILAFIFAWVTVFLINPSSVAILSLSFAKYLSSPILTAVNFCPDEYLTYVLDRLLATICIGAITFVNCYSVKGATHVQNIFTIGKLTAIAIIIGGGLYYLGLGYTENLEIGFEGSASSFGQIATAFYGGLWAYSGWNNLNFITEELKNPYRNLPLAIIIALPLTTICYVLINVSYLTVLTPQQIISSDVVAVDWGDAVLGSASFLIPLGVVISVIGTTNGTLFAAGRISHVVGREGQSPDFLSYIHFERKTPIAPILLTSLLGILMIIPGDIATLIDFFGFAISIFYCAAMVALIVMRFTKKDEHRPIKVPIIIPVIVMVVSAILVVAPIAAAPQVQYFYVLLFIFAGLIFYIPFVYYKKSLPGISFITIFFQKLFQIVPTSHEFEER, via the exons ATGATCGGCTCCGGCATATTTGTATCAGCGGGAAGTCTTCTAGCCAA TGCGGGGTCTCCTGGATTATGTCTCGTCCTCTGGGGTGTGTGTGGTGTTTACTCTTTACTAG gTGCCATAGCTTATTGCGAGATTGGTACCCTGATACCTAAATCTGGAG gagaatatatatattttcttgaaGCATTTGGGCCGACGCATAAATTCTTTGGTCCAATATTGGCCTTCATCTTCGCTTGGGTTACAGTTTTTCTAATTAACCCTTCATCAGTAGCAATTTTATCGCTTTCATTCGCCAAGTATTTAAGCTCACCTATCCTGACGGCAGTAAATTTTTGTCCGGATGAATATCTAACCTACGTTTTAGATCGACTTCTGGCTACCATTTGCATAG GTGCCATTACTTTTGTTAACTGTTACTCGGTAAAGGGCGCTACGCacgtacaaaacattttcacgATTGGAAAACTGACTGCCATTGCCATCATTATTGGTGGAGGATTGTATTACCTAGGTTTAG GGTACACTGAAAATCTGGAAATTGGATTTGAAGGATCAGCCTCTTCGTTCGGACAAATAGCTACAGCATTCTATGGTGGACTCTGGGCTTATAGTGGCTG GAACAATCTAAACTTTATTACGGAAGAGCTGAAAAATCCGTACAG GAATCTGCCGTTGGCCATTATTATCGCTCTTCCATTAACCACCATCTGCTATGTGCTCATCAACGTTTCCTATCTAACTGTTTTAACACCACAACAGATAATCTCCTCGGATGTGGTTGCTGTG GACTGGGGAGATGCAGTGCTGGGCTCTGCCAGTTTCTTAATTCCGCTCGGAGTAGTGATATCTGTAATTGGTACAACAAATGGAACGTTGTTTGCTGCAGGAAG GATCTCGCATGTAGTTGGGCGAGAAGGTCAATCTCCTGATTTTCTGTCTTACATACACTTCGAAAGGAAGACGCCCATTGCCCCAATTTTGTTGACC AGTCTCTTGGGGATACTCATGATCATCCCAGGAGATATAGCTACGCTAATAGATTTCTTCGGATTTGCAATTTCAATCTTTTATTGCGCTGCTATGGTGGCATTGATAGTAATGAGATTCACGAAAAAAGACGAACATAGACCAATTAAG GTGCCCATCATCATTCCAGTTATTGTTATGGTGGTTTCAGCTATCCTGGTCGTCGCACCCATAGCCGCGGCTCCACAAGTGCAATACTTCTATGTCCTCCTTTTCATTTTCGCTGGTCTTATTTTTTACATACCTTTCGTATATTATAAGAAATCGTTACCGGGAATAA GTTTCATCACAATTTTCTTCCAGAAGTTGTTTCAGATAGTCCCAACTAGTCACGAATTTGAAGAAAGATAA